The following proteins are encoded in a genomic region of Mycolicibacterium rutilum:
- a CDS encoding AAA family ATPase — translation MLMGRETTLVERQEALDELGRIVSDAVDGRGAVANVLGPAGIGKTALLDTLASSCPEARVLRARCSLLERDYSFGTVRQLLAGAQAMRKLAVDDKHMTDLTRSPAWFADERVIVERGPGRTVALPGGPYLKFYSGWYARGDIGRDDAHAAYRDRHAELVASVAADLGLARYVQNTNIYEPTVGPLLKSERGTEPDGFDGLDEFVWLRDDLIRALATPQGRRAAEAVGESQDAFGDRATSPSWFVFERLLY, via the coding sequence ATGCTGATGGGACGCGAAACCACGCTGGTCGAACGCCAAGAAGCCCTCGACGAACTCGGCAGAATCGTCAGTGACGCCGTCGATGGCCGCGGCGCGGTCGCAAACGTGCTCGGTCCCGCAGGCATCGGTAAGACCGCGCTGCTGGACACCCTCGCGTCGTCGTGTCCCGAAGCGCGGGTCTTACGGGCCCGATGTTCGCTGCTCGAACGCGACTACTCGTTCGGGACCGTCCGGCAGTTGCTTGCCGGCGCGCAGGCGATGCGCAAGCTCGCCGTCGACGACAAGCACATGACCGATCTCACCCGCTCGCCCGCATGGTTCGCCGACGAGCGGGTCATCGTGGAACGCGGACCGGGCCGAACCGTGGCGCTGCCCGGCGGTCCGTACCTCAAGTTCTACTCGGGCTGGTACGCGCGTGGGGACATCGGGCGCGACGACGCCCATGCCGCGTACCGGGACCGGCACGCAGAGCTCGTCGCGTCGGTGGCGGCGGACCTCGGACTTGCCCGTTATGTGCAGAACACCAACATCTACGAGCCGACCGTCGGGCCGCTGCTGAAGTCGGAACGCGGGACCGAACCGGACGGATTCGACGGTCTCGACGAATTCGTCTGGCTGCGTGACGATCTCATTCGTGCGCTCGCCACACCGCAGGGACGGAGGGCGGCCGAGGCGGTCGGGGAAAGCCAGGACGCTTTTGGTGACCGCGCGACGTCGCCGAGCTGGTTCGTCTTCGAACGACTGCTGTACTAG
- a CDS encoding decaprenylphospho-beta-D-erythro-pentofuranosid-2-ulose 2-reductase codes for MVLDAVGNPQTILLLGGTSEIGLAICARYLRNAQARIVLGDLPDHPRKADAIAEMTAASAKSVEWVDFDGTDTDSHSAVIDTAAAGGDIDVAIVAFGLLGNAEELWQNQRKAVQIAEVNYTAAVSVGVLLGEKMRAQGFGQIIAMSSAAGERVRRSNFVYGSTKAGLDGFYLGLGEALREYGVRVLVIRPGQVRTTTTIEHWKATGTKEAPFTVDKDYVAELAVTSAAKGKDLVWAPGTFRYVMMVLRHIPRPIFRKLPI; via the coding sequence GTGGTTCTCGACGCCGTAGGTAACCCCCAGACCATCCTGCTGCTCGGCGGCACCTCGGAGATCGGGCTGGCGATCTGTGCACGCTACCTGCGAAATGCGCAGGCGCGCATCGTGCTCGGCGACCTGCCCGACCACCCGCGCAAGGCGGATGCCATCGCGGAGATGACCGCGGCCAGCGCCAAGTCCGTGGAGTGGGTCGACTTCGACGGCACCGACACCGACAGCCACTCCGCCGTCATCGACACGGCCGCCGCGGGCGGTGACATCGACGTCGCGATCGTGGCGTTCGGCCTGCTCGGCAACGCCGAGGAGTTGTGGCAGAACCAGCGCAAGGCCGTGCAGATCGCCGAGGTCAACTACACCGCGGCCGTGTCGGTCGGCGTCCTGCTCGGCGAGAAGATGCGCGCGCAGGGCTTCGGCCAGATCATCGCGATGAGTTCGGCCGCTGGTGAGCGGGTGCGACGGTCCAACTTCGTCTACGGCTCCACCAAGGCCGGGCTCGACGGTTTTTACCTGGGCCTGGGAGAAGCGCTGCGCGAGTATGGAGTTCGGGTGCTGGTCATCCGGCCGGGTCAGGTGCGGACCACCACCACGATCGAGCACTGGAAGGCGACCGGCACCAAGGAGGCGCCGTTCACCGTCGACAAGGACTACGTCGCGGAGTTGGCGGTCACCTCGGCGGCCAAGGGTAAGGACCTGGTGTGGGCGCCCGGCACATTCCGTTACGTGATGATGGTGCTGCGCCACATCCCGCGCCCGATCTTCCGCAAGCTGCCGATCTGA
- a CDS encoding FAD-binding oxidoreductase, with the protein MSENLPTTSRALTGFGRTAPSVAQVLTTPDVELIARAVREAADRSAAGPAFLQRGVLARGLGRSYGDQACNGGGLVVDMTALNRIHSISAETAVADVDAGVSLDQLMKAALPFGLWVPVLPGTRQVTVGGAIASDIHGKNHHSAGSFGNHVQSMDLLMADGEVHTLTPDGPDAELFWATVGGNGLTGIVLRARIAMTRTETAYFIADGVATDNLDETVAVHLDGSEDRYTYSSAWFDLISPPPKLGRASISRGSLATLDQLPPKLAKNPLKFDAPQLLTVPNIFPVSAMNKLSFMAIGEVYYRLGGTYSGKIMNLSQFYHMLDLVSGWNNAYGPAGFAQHQFLVPPDALEEFKAIIRWIQTRGHYSALNVFKLFGPGNRAPLSFPMAGWNVAMDFPNRPGVNEFLNELDDRVMEFGGRVYTAKDSRVTAERFHKMYPRIDEWIAVRRKADPNGVFASDMARRLELL; encoded by the coding sequence ATGTCTGAGAACCTGCCGACGACCTCGCGTGCCCTGACCGGGTTCGGGCGCACCGCACCGTCGGTCGCACAGGTGCTGACCACCCCGGACGTCGAGCTGATCGCCCGGGCGGTCCGCGAAGCCGCCGACCGCAGCGCGGCCGGCCCGGCGTTCCTGCAGCGCGGCGTGCTCGCCCGCGGGCTCGGCCGGTCCTACGGCGACCAGGCGTGCAACGGCGGCGGTCTGGTCGTGGACATGACCGCGCTCAACCGGATCCACTCGATCAGCGCCGAGACCGCCGTGGCCGACGTCGACGCCGGCGTCAGCCTCGACCAGTTGATGAAGGCCGCGCTGCCGTTCGGCCTGTGGGTTCCGGTGCTGCCGGGCACCCGACAGGTCACCGTCGGCGGCGCGATCGCCTCCGACATCCACGGCAAGAACCACCACAGCGCAGGCAGCTTCGGCAACCACGTGCAGTCGATGGACCTGCTGATGGCCGACGGCGAGGTGCACACCCTCACCCCCGACGGCCCCGACGCCGAGCTGTTCTGGGCGACGGTCGGCGGCAACGGCCTCACCGGCATCGTGCTGCGCGCGCGAATCGCCATGACCCGCACCGAGACCGCGTACTTCATCGCCGACGGCGTGGCCACCGACAACCTCGACGAGACCGTCGCGGTGCACCTCGACGGCAGCGAGGACCGCTACACCTACTCCAGTGCCTGGTTCGACCTGATCAGCCCGCCGCCCAAACTCGGCAGGGCCTCGATCAGCCGCGGCAGCCTGGCGACGCTGGACCAGCTGCCGCCCAAGCTCGCCAAGAACCCGCTGAAATTCGATGCGCCGCAACTGCTCACGGTGCCGAACATCTTCCCGGTCAGCGCCATGAACAAGTTGTCGTTCATGGCGATCGGCGAGGTGTACTACCGGCTCGGCGGCACCTACAGCGGCAAGATCATGAACCTGTCACAGTTCTACCACATGCTGGACCTGGTCAGCGGCTGGAACAACGCTTACGGCCCAGCGGGTTTCGCGCAGCACCAGTTCCTCGTTCCGCCCGATGCGCTCGAGGAGTTCAAGGCGATCATCCGGTGGATCCAGACCAGGGGCCACTACTCGGCGCTCAACGTGTTCAAGTTGTTCGGGCCCGGAAACCGTGCGCCGCTGAGCTTCCCGATGGCCGGATGGAATGTCGCCATGGACTTCCCCAACAGGCCCGGTGTCAACGAGTTCCTCAACGAACTCGACGACCGGGTGATGGAGTTCGGCGGCCGCGTGTACACCGCCAAGGACTCGCGGGTGACCGCCGAGCGGTTCCACAAGATGTACCCCCGTATCGACGAATGGATCGCCGTGCGCCGCAAGGCCGACCCGAACGGCGTCTTCGCATCCGACATGGCCCGACGCTTGGAGTTGCTGTAG
- a CDS encoding galactan 5-O-arabinofuranosyltransferase, with amino-acid sequence MRSALPAKVAGQMVAAVAVAVVIATVSLAAIARVEWPAYNSSNQLHALTTVGQVACLAGVLASGLIWRRGRRLLAQAAATVFLAAFAVVTLAMPLGATKLYLYGISVDQQFRTEYLTRLADSPALHDMTYLGLPPFYPPGWFWIGGRLAALTGTPAWEMFKPWAIISITAAVVVGFVLWAAMIRFEYALVVSTATTAATLAYSPAEPYAAIIAVLLPPVFVLAWSGLRGGGRVVGGKAHSTGGWAAVIGTGLFLGVAALFYTLLLAYAAFTLAIMAVLLAAARRQLGPLLRLAVIAVISVAMWLVGLGPWLLAAARGQPADSGTAQHYLPSDGAQLEFPMLHPTLLGALCMLGTLWLVWRARSSTRGGALAIAVLAVYAWSLLSMLTTLLGTTLLSFRLNPTLTILLTAAGAFGFIDVTRAVAARVKAENARRVVAVAATLGAVGALTYSQDIPDVLRSDIVVAYTDTDGYGQRADRRPPGAERYYREIDARITEVTGRPRNETVVLTADYSFLSYYPYYGFQGLTSHYANPLAQFDKRADAIESWATLTEADQFVDALDNLQWAAPTVFLMRRGADDTYTLRLASDVYPNQPNVRRYHVALDEALFDDPRFEVSSIGPFVLAIRKPN; translated from the coding sequence ATGCGTTCGGCGCTGCCGGCGAAGGTGGCCGGTCAGATGGTGGCCGCCGTCGCTGTCGCCGTCGTGATCGCGACCGTGTCGCTGGCCGCGATCGCGCGCGTCGAGTGGCCGGCCTACAACTCGTCGAACCAGCTGCACGCACTGACCACCGTCGGCCAGGTCGCCTGCCTGGCAGGCGTTCTGGCGAGTGGGCTGATCTGGCGCCGCGGCAGGCGGCTGCTCGCGCAGGCCGCCGCGACCGTGTTCCTGGCCGCGTTCGCGGTGGTGACGCTGGCGATGCCGCTCGGCGCGACGAAGCTGTACCTGTACGGCATCTCGGTCGACCAGCAGTTCCGCACCGAGTATCTGACCCGGCTGGCTGATTCGCCTGCGCTGCACGACATGACCTACCTGGGGCTGCCGCCGTTCTACCCGCCCGGCTGGTTCTGGATCGGCGGCCGGCTCGCGGCGTTGACCGGAACACCGGCCTGGGAGATGTTCAAACCGTGGGCCATCATCTCGATCACGGCCGCGGTGGTCGTCGGATTCGTGTTGTGGGCGGCCATGATCCGGTTCGAGTACGCGCTGGTGGTGTCGACGGCCACCACCGCCGCGACGCTGGCCTACTCCCCGGCCGAACCCTACGCCGCGATCATCGCCGTGCTGCTGCCGCCGGTGTTCGTGCTGGCATGGTCGGGCCTGCGCGGCGGTGGCCGGGTGGTGGGCGGGAAGGCGCACAGCACGGGCGGCTGGGCGGCGGTCATCGGGACCGGGTTGTTCCTCGGCGTCGCCGCGCTGTTCTACACGCTGCTGCTGGCGTACGCGGCGTTCACGCTGGCGATCATGGCGGTCCTGCTGGCCGCCGCGCGCAGGCAGCTCGGCCCGCTGCTGCGGCTGGCCGTCATCGCGGTGATCTCGGTGGCCATGTGGCTGGTGGGCCTGGGCCCGTGGCTGCTGGCCGCCGCCAGGGGTCAGCCCGCCGATTCCGGCACCGCGCAGCACTACCTGCCCTCGGACGGCGCGCAGCTGGAGTTCCCGATGCTGCACCCGACGCTGCTCGGCGCGCTGTGCATGCTGGGCACGCTGTGGCTGGTCTGGCGGGCGAGGTCCTCGACGCGGGGCGGCGCGCTGGCGATCGCGGTGCTGGCCGTCTACGCCTGGTCGCTGCTGTCGATGCTGACCACGCTGCTGGGCACCACGCTGCTGTCGTTCCGGCTCAATCCGACGCTGACGATCCTCCTGACCGCCGCGGGCGCCTTCGGGTTCATCGACGTGACGCGGGCGGTGGCGGCCCGGGTCAAGGCGGAGAACGCGCGGCGGGTGGTGGCCGTCGCCGCGACGCTGGGCGCCGTCGGCGCGCTGACCTACAGCCAGGACATCCCCGACGTGCTGCGCTCGGACATCGTCGTCGCCTACACCGACACCGACGGCTACGGCCAGCGCGCCGACCGCCGCCCGCCGGGCGCGGAGCGCTACTACCGCGAGATCGACGCCAGGATCACCGAGGTGACGGGCCGGCCGCGCAACGAAACCGTCGTGCTGACCGCCGACTACAGCTTCCTGTCGTACTACCCGTACTACGGCTTCCAGGGGCTGACGTCGCACTACGCCAACCCGCTCGCGCAGTTCGACAAGCGCGCCGACGCGATCGAGAGCTGGGCCACGCTGACCGAGGCCGACCAGTTCGTCGACGCGCTGGACAACCTGCAGTGGGCAGCGCCGACGGTGTTTCTGATGCGCCGCGGCGCCGACGACACCTACACCCTGCGGCTGGCCTCCGACGTCTATCCGAACCAGCCCAACGTGCGCCGCTACCACGTCGCACTCGACGAGGCACTGTTCGACGATCCCCGCTTCGAGGTGTCCAGCATCGGCCCGTTCGTGCTTGCCATCCGCAAGCCCAATTAA
- a CDS encoding GtrA family protein: MQPSLSLGTQVWRFIVTGGLSAVVDFGLYVALLAVGLHVNLAKTLSFIAGTTTAYLINRRWTFQAPPSTARFIAVCALYAVTYTVQVGINYVFYVAWDEKPWRVPVAFVIAQGTATVINFIVQRAVIFRLR; this comes from the coding sequence ATGCAGCCCAGCTTGAGCCTGGGCACCCAGGTGTGGCGGTTCATCGTCACCGGCGGACTGTCGGCGGTCGTCGACTTCGGCCTCTACGTCGCGCTGCTCGCCGTCGGCCTGCACGTCAACCTCGCCAAGACGCTCAGCTTCATCGCAGGCACCACCACGGCGTACCTGATCAACCGCCGGTGGACCTTCCAGGCCCCGCCGAGCACCGCCCGGTTCATCGCCGTCTGCGCGCTCTACGCGGTCACCTACACCGTGCAGGTCGGCATCAACTACGTGTTCTACGTCGCCTGGGACGAGAAACCGTGGCGGGTTCCGGTCGCGTTCGTCATCGCCCAAGGCACCGCGACGGTGATCAACTTCATCGTTCAGCGCGCGGTGATCTTCCGGCTGCGCTGA
- a CDS encoding MMPL family transporter → MSDVLGRLGWLCATHPWRVIAGWIAIVGIGFGLVATIGGLPEDDLDVPGMPATIGNEFLTRSFPEMADTNARVVVHSPDGEVPPAELNTLRVQLADVRGVSMVSPPRMSADGHTALIQLTYDVPAGAFRGSEGVDALREAVAPIERGGLQVEFGGQVAENVNSFGLAGELVGVVAAVCILLFAFGSIVAAGLPVATALIGVGTGYALVLILAGFTNVSTSAPSIAAMVGVGVGIDYALLLVTRFREYLPHSSGVPDAAARANGSAGVSVVFAGTMVLVSLLALRLGGIPLFATYGYATFFVVGAVMLASITLVPALCGLARWAQVVTNRPVAWGMGALIVLLLCAAPMIDMRTWPRDAASQPTSNTVRRAYDLVASSFGPGANAPFTIGVDATQVSDDQLHQTIADLRSADDVVLVSEPLFNADRTASVFTVEPATAPSDGATVDTLHRVRYAVPGGMYATGMTPYFADASERLAQRLWLVIIVVVGLAVALLTIAFRAPVVALKAAVMNLLAAAATFGVLVAVFQWGWGVGLLGLPGAVPISSWVPILVFTMLFGLSMDYEVFILSRVREEWLATKDPRQSVIRGLDSTARVITSAALIMIAVFLGFAADGDITVKMMGFGMAVAVFIDVTIIRMILVPATMALLGRFNWWLPGRLDSPAGLLAETGTAERRTPERGLVDTSP, encoded by the coding sequence ATGAGCGATGTGCTGGGGCGACTGGGATGGCTGTGCGCGACACATCCCTGGCGTGTCATCGCCGGGTGGATCGCCATCGTCGGTATCGGGTTCGGACTGGTCGCGACGATCGGCGGGTTGCCGGAGGACGACCTCGACGTGCCCGGAATGCCTGCCACGATCGGCAACGAGTTCCTCACCCGATCGTTTCCGGAGATGGCGGACACCAACGCCCGAGTGGTGGTGCACTCGCCGGATGGTGAGGTGCCGCCGGCTGAGTTGAATACGTTGCGCGTCCAGCTTGCTGACGTGCGCGGAGTGTCGATGGTGTCGCCGCCGCGGATGTCCGCCGACGGGCACACCGCACTGATCCAGCTCACCTACGACGTTCCCGCCGGGGCGTTTCGGGGATCCGAAGGCGTCGACGCCTTACGCGAGGCGGTCGCACCGATCGAGCGCGGCGGTCTTCAGGTCGAGTTCGGCGGGCAGGTGGCCGAGAACGTGAATTCCTTTGGGCTGGCGGGCGAACTGGTCGGCGTCGTGGCGGCGGTGTGCATCCTGCTGTTCGCGTTCGGTTCGATCGTCGCGGCCGGCCTTCCGGTCGCGACGGCCCTCATCGGCGTCGGCACCGGTTACGCGCTGGTGTTGATCCTGGCGGGGTTCACCAACGTCAGTACGAGCGCCCCGTCGATCGCAGCGATGGTCGGCGTCGGGGTGGGAATCGACTATGCCCTCCTGCTGGTGACCCGCTTCCGCGAGTACCTCCCGCACAGCTCAGGTGTTCCCGACGCCGCCGCGCGGGCCAACGGCTCGGCGGGAGTATCGGTCGTCTTCGCCGGAACGATGGTGCTGGTGTCGCTGCTTGCCCTGCGCCTCGGCGGCATCCCCCTGTTCGCGACGTACGGGTATGCCACCTTCTTCGTGGTCGGCGCGGTGATGCTCGCCTCGATCACCCTGGTACCGGCGCTGTGCGGGCTTGCGCGATGGGCCCAGGTCGTCACCAACCGGCCCGTGGCCTGGGGTATGGGGGCTCTGATCGTCCTGCTCTTGTGTGCGGCTCCGATGATCGACATGCGTACCTGGCCGCGTGACGCGGCGAGCCAGCCCACCTCGAACACTGTGCGCCGCGCCTACGACCTGGTCGCATCGAGTTTCGGTCCCGGCGCCAACGCCCCGTTCACGATCGGTGTGGACGCAACCCAGGTCAGCGACGATCAACTCCACCAGACGATCGCCGACCTGCGCTCCGCCGACGACGTTGTGCTCGTCTCCGAACCCCTGTTCAACGCCGATCGCACCGCATCGGTGTTCACCGTCGAGCCGGCCACCGCGCCGAGCGACGGTGCGACCGTAGACACCCTGCACCGCGTGCGTTATGCAGTGCCCGGCGGCATGTATGCCACGGGCATGACACCGTATTTCGCCGATGCCTCCGAACGCCTGGCGCAGCGGCTGTGGCTGGTGATCATCGTCGTCGTCGGACTGGCCGTCGCGCTGCTGACAATCGCGTTCCGAGCGCCGGTCGTAGCGCTCAAGGCCGCCGTGATGAACCTGCTCGCAGCCGCGGCAACCTTTGGGGTCCTGGTGGCGGTATTCCAATGGGGCTGGGGCGTTGGGCTGCTGGGATTGCCTGGGGCAGTGCCGATTTCGAGCTGGGTACCCATCCTGGTCTTCACCATGCTCTTCGGACTGTCGATGGACTACGAGGTGTTCATCCTGTCCCGGGTGCGCGAGGAATGGCTCGCGACGAAGGATCCGCGGCAGAGCGTGATCCGCGGCCTCGACTCGACAGCACGTGTGATCACCAGCGCGGCCTTGATCATGATCGCGGTGTTCCTGGGGTTCGCCGCCGACGGCGACATCACCGTGAAGATGATGGGGTTCGGGATGGCCGTGGCGGTCTTCATCGACGTCACCATCATCCGGATGATCCTGGTGCCTGCCACGATGGCGTTGCTCGGGCGGTTCAACTGGTGGCTACCGGGACGGCTCGACTCCCCGGCTGGGCTCCTCGCGGAAACCGGCACCGCCGAACGCCGAACGCCGGAGCGCGGGCTCGTCGACACTTCGCCGTAG
- a CDS encoding arabinosyltransferase domain-containing protein — translation MVEQAGVGSNHRTARLIAIIAGLLGALLAIATPLLPVTQTTAQLNWPQNGVVESVDAPLIGYVATDLEISIPCRAVAPLAGPDVRGRTVLLSTVPRQAPKAVDRGLLIERVNNDLLVIVRNTPVVSAPLSAVLSPQCQRLTFTAHADKVTGEFVGLTQAQGTIPSEDPGDPLRGERGGYDFRPQIVGVFTDLSGPAPPGMQFSATLDSRYSTSPTLLKTLAMIIGVAMTIVALGALHVLDTADGRRVKRFLPPRWWSVRPLDGVVTAVLVWWHFVGANTADDGYILTMARVSEHAGYMANYYRWFGTPEAPFGWYYDLLALWAHVSTTSVWMRLPTLLMALTCWWLISREVIPRLGHAVKTTPAAAWTAAGLFLAFWLPLNNGLRPEPIIALGILLTWCSVERGVATSRLLPVAVAVIIGALTLFSGPTGIAAVGALLVAVGPLKTIVAAHVSRFGYLALLAPILAAATVTVILIFRDQTLTAELQASAFKSAVGPSLSWFDEHIRYERLFTLSPDGSVARRFAVLTLLLALAAAVAMALRKFKIPGTALGPSRRIVGITVISFLAMMFTPTKWTHHFGVFAGLAGSLGALAAVAVTTAAMRSRRNRSVFGAAVLFTMALSFATVNGWWYVSNFGVPWSNAMPEWKFGFSTILLGLAVLALLAAAWFHFSGRDSSPPGPPRRWQRIMQAPLAIATWLVVIFEVVSLTLAMVDQYPAWSVGRSNLEALTGKTCGMAEDVLVEQDPNAGMLTPVDTPVGEALGAGTARGFGPNGIPADVSADESMSGEGTSTNFADSDNNNNEDQAGNGGTEGGTIAGVGVNGSRARLPYDLDPARTPVMGSWRPGTQQPAQLRSAWYRLPEDRDAAGPLIVVSAAGRFDAGEVVLEWATDEQAADDEAGGGLGFGDVGASPAWRNLRAELAAIPPDATQVRLVAGDDDLDPQHWIALTPPRIPQLQTLQDVVGSDDPVFLDWLVGLAFPCQRPYGHQNGVIEVPKWRILPDRFGAEANSPVMDYLGGGPLGITELLVRATTLPTYLKDDWFRDWGSLQQLSPWYPDATQARLDLGTATRSGLWSPAPLRLS, via the coding sequence GTGGTCGAACAAGCCGGCGTCGGGTCCAACCATCGGACCGCGCGGCTCATCGCCATCATCGCGGGACTGCTCGGCGCGCTGCTGGCAATCGCCACCCCACTGCTGCCCGTCACGCAGACGACCGCGCAGCTGAACTGGCCCCAGAACGGCGTGGTCGAGAGCGTCGACGCACCGCTGATCGGCTACGTCGCCACCGACCTCGAGATCAGCATCCCGTGCCGCGCGGTGGCCCCGCTGGCCGGCCCGGACGTGCGCGGGCGCACCGTGCTGCTGTCGACGGTGCCCAGACAGGCGCCCAAGGCCGTCGACCGCGGGCTGCTGATCGAGCGGGTCAACAACGACCTGCTGGTCATCGTGCGCAACACCCCGGTGGTCAGCGCACCGCTGAGCGCCGTGCTCAGCCCGCAGTGCCAGCGGCTGACGTTCACCGCACACGCCGACAAGGTCACCGGCGAGTTCGTCGGGCTCACCCAGGCCCAGGGCACCATCCCGAGCGAGGATCCGGGCGACCCGCTGCGCGGCGAGCGCGGCGGTTACGACTTCCGCCCGCAGATCGTCGGCGTCTTCACCGACCTGTCCGGGCCCGCGCCGCCCGGCATGCAGTTCTCGGCCACCCTCGACTCGCGCTACAGCACCTCGCCGACGCTGCTGAAGACACTCGCGATGATCATCGGGGTGGCGATGACGATCGTCGCGCTGGGCGCACTGCACGTGCTCGACACCGCCGACGGCCGCCGCGTCAAGCGGTTCCTGCCGCCGCGCTGGTGGTCGGTGCGCCCCCTCGACGGTGTGGTGACCGCGGTGCTGGTGTGGTGGCACTTCGTCGGCGCGAACACCGCCGACGACGGCTACATCCTGACCATGGCGCGCGTCTCCGAGCACGCCGGCTACATGGCCAACTACTACCGCTGGTTCGGCACCCCCGAGGCGCCGTTCGGCTGGTACTACGACCTGTTGGCGCTGTGGGCCCACGTCAGCACCACCAGCGTGTGGATGCGGCTGCCGACGCTGCTGATGGCACTGACCTGCTGGTGGCTGATCAGCCGTGAGGTGATCCCGCGGCTGGGCCACGCCGTCAAGACCACGCCGGCGGCGGCATGGACGGCGGCCGGCCTGTTCCTGGCCTTCTGGCTGCCGCTCAACAACGGCCTGCGACCCGAGCCGATCATCGCGCTGGGCATCCTGCTCACCTGGTGCTCGGTCGAGCGCGGCGTGGCGACCAGCAGGCTGCTGCCGGTCGCCGTCGCGGTGATCATCGGCGCGCTGACGTTGTTCTCGGGACCGACCGGCATCGCCGCCGTCGGCGCGTTGCTCGTCGCCGTCGGGCCGCTGAAAACTATTGTTGCCGCCCATGTTTCGCGCTTCGGCTATCTGGCCCTGCTGGCGCCGATCCTGGCCGCGGCCACGGTCACCGTCATCCTGATCTTCCGGGACCAGACACTGACCGCCGAACTGCAGGCCAGCGCGTTCAAGTCGGCGGTGGGCCCGAGCCTGAGCTGGTTCGACGAGCACATCCGCTACGAACGGCTGTTCACGCTGAGCCCCGACGGTTCGGTCGCGCGGCGCTTCGCGGTGCTGACGCTGCTGCTGGCGCTGGCCGCCGCCGTGGCGATGGCGTTGCGCAAGTTCAAGATTCCGGGCACCGCCCTGGGCCCCAGCCGGCGCATCGTCGGCATCACGGTGATCTCGTTCCTGGCGATGATGTTCACGCCCACCAAGTGGACGCACCATTTCGGGGTGTTCGCCGGGCTGGCGGGTTCGCTCGGCGCGCTGGCCGCGGTGGCCGTCACGACGGCCGCGATGCGCTCGCGCCGCAACCGGTCGGTGTTCGGCGCGGCGGTGCTGTTCACCATGGCGCTGTCGTTCGCGACGGTCAACGGCTGGTGGTACGTCTCGAACTTCGGTGTGCCGTGGTCGAATGCGATGCCGGAATGGAAGTTCGGCTTCTCCACCATCCTGCTGGGCCTGGCCGTCCTCGCGCTGCTGGCGGCGGCGTGGTTCCACTTCTCCGGCCGCGACTCCTCACCGCCGGGTCCGCCGCGGCGCTGGCAGCGAATCATGCAGGCGCCGTTGGCGATTGCCACCTGGCTGGTGGTGATCTTCGAGGTGGTGTCGCTGACCCTGGCGATGGTCGACCAGTACCCGGCGTGGAGCGTCGGGCGGTCCAATCTCGAGGCGCTGACCGGCAAGACCTGCGGCATGGCCGAAGACGTGCTCGTCGAGCAGGACCCGAACGCCGGCATGCTCACCCCGGTCGACACACCCGTCGGCGAGGCATTGGGCGCAGGCACCGCACGAGGATTCGGCCCCAACGGGATTCCCGCCGACGTCTCCGCGGACGAGTCGATGAGCGGCGAGGGCACGTCGACCAACTTCGCCGACTCCGACAACAACAACAACGAGGACCAGGCCGGCAACGGCGGCACCGAGGGCGGCACGATCGCCGGCGTCGGCGTCAACGGGTCGCGGGCCCGGCTGCCCTACGACCTCGACCCCGCGCGCACCCCGGTGATGGGCAGCTGGCGGCCCGGCACGCAGCAGCCCGCGCAGCTGCGGTCGGCGTGGTACCGGCTGCCCGAGGACCGCGACGCGGCCGGACCGCTGATCGTCGTGTCCGCGGCCGGCCGGTTCGACGCCGGCGAGGTGGTGCTGGAGTGGGCGACCGACGAGCAGGCCGCCGACGACGAGGCCGGCGGCGGGCTCGGGTTCGGTGACGTCGGCGCGTCGCCGGCCTGGCGCAATCTGCGTGCCGAACTGGCCGCGATCCCGCCCGACGCGACGCAGGTCCGGCTGGTCGCCGGCGACGACGACCTCGACCCGCAGCACTGGATCGCGCTGACCCCGCCGCGCATCCCGCAGCTACAGACCCTGCAGGACGTCGTCGGCTCCGACGACCCGGTGTTCCTGGACTGGCTGGTCGGGCTGGCGTTCCCGTGCCAGCGCCCGTACGGCCATCAGAACGGCGTCATCGAGGTGCCGAAGTGGCGCATCCTGCCGGACCGGTTCGGCGCCGAGGCCAACTCGCCGGTGATGGACTACCTGGGCGGCGGGCCGCTCGGCATCACCGAGCTGCTGGTGCGGGCCACCACGCTGCCCACCTATCTCAAGGACGACTGGTTCCGGGACTGGGGCTCGCTGCAGCAGCTGAGTCCCTGGTACCCCGACGCCACCCAGGCGCGGCTGGACCTCGGCACGGCCACCCGCAGCGGCCTGTGGAGCCCGGCGCCCCTGCGACTGTCCTGA